A single genomic interval of Stieleria maiorica harbors:
- a CDS encoding glycosyltransferase family 4 protein, translating to MNAPAQPKRIAIITASPPGENGVGQNYLRDLVKTFDDHHVHVFALLKTQDEWRAEDRGCVADYTILDRRYEYPRGVLGGAISHWTATLAFKLMTVRHAQRLARQIAAMTVRDGFDAVLLVLESPLLMLIGESLCRAQAERLQILVWDHPEHVSAAFGHVGSRKKRLIRAFSKVVSNAASGLTVAEKLQDLLLRLHPALPIRLFRSPVHAVGPVSRKPSDGGQDLFVIGFAGSVTAPQELELLQQALDQVEWNSGGRRLQLRLFGKRFSLAAEVRRNVQYQGFLPTQDDVIGQLADCDVCFLPQPFADSSRLVAEYSFPTKLSTYLSSGQPVLVLAPPHASLARFQQLNEPSSSGESSLGFYCGSANPSVLADLIQRISADAAFYRRGCERAQTCANRYFRNDVARLNARSILDPETVGTASPSQCH from the coding sequence GTGAACGCGCCGGCACAGCCCAAACGAATTGCGATCATCACCGCCTCGCCGCCCGGCGAGAATGGTGTCGGGCAGAACTACTTGCGTGATTTGGTCAAAACCTTCGATGATCACCACGTCCACGTCTTTGCACTGTTGAAAACGCAGGACGAATGGCGGGCCGAGGATCGGGGTTGTGTCGCCGACTACACGATACTTGACCGACGTTATGAGTACCCGCGCGGTGTCCTCGGGGGAGCGATCTCTCACTGGACCGCGACGCTCGCATTCAAACTGATGACCGTTCGTCATGCACAGCGACTCGCGCGCCAGATCGCCGCGATGACCGTACGCGATGGCTTCGACGCCGTGCTGTTGGTCCTTGAATCACCTCTGTTGATGTTGATCGGTGAATCATTGTGCCGAGCGCAAGCGGAGAGGTTACAAATCCTTGTCTGGGACCACCCGGAACATGTCTCGGCTGCTTTCGGGCATGTCGGTTCGCGCAAGAAACGCCTGATCCGCGCCTTTTCCAAGGTCGTTTCCAATGCCGCGTCCGGTTTGACGGTGGCGGAAAAACTACAGGACTTGCTTTTGCGGTTGCACCCAGCTCTGCCGATCCGATTGTTCCGCAGTCCCGTTCACGCCGTTGGTCCGGTGTCACGCAAACCGTCCGACGGCGGGCAAGATCTGTTCGTCATCGGTTTCGCCGGAAGCGTGACGGCGCCGCAGGAATTGGAACTGTTGCAGCAGGCCTTGGACCAAGTGGAGTGGAACTCCGGTGGACGACGACTGCAGTTGCGTCTGTTCGGGAAACGGTTCTCGCTGGCCGCGGAAGTCCGACGGAACGTGCAGTATCAAGGTTTCTTGCCGACGCAGGACGATGTCATCGGTCAGCTTGCGGATTGCGACGTGTGTTTCCTGCCACAACCATTTGCCGACTCTAGTCGACTGGTCGCCGAGTATTCGTTTCCGACCAAATTGAGCACTTATCTTTCTTCAGGCCAGCCCGTGTTGGTCCTGGCGCCACCCCACGCGTCATTGGCAAGGTTCCAGCAGTTGAACGAACCCTCGTCGTCCGGGGAATCATCGTTGGGGTTCTATTGTGGATCGGCAAATCCATCCGTGTTGGCGGATTTGATTCAGCGGATTTCGGCCGACGCTGCGTTTTATCGACGCGGTTGCGAGCGTGCCCAAACGTGTGCAAACAGATACTTTCGCAACGACGTGGCCCGATTGAACGCCAGATCGATACTCGATCCGGAGACGGTCGGCACAGCGTCGCCGAGTCAGTGTCATTGA
- a CDS encoding FkbM family methyltransferase — translation MKRLIKKLFDSVGVEIRLKRNVTAVREKEKREEVLRQWALLHRYQPQTILDIGANEGQSAALFRQLFPGVAIYSFEPLADCHQQVAHFLESHGPGTAFHCALGESNRQTTIHRNEFTPSSSLLPMNTLHKTEFPKTTRSRPEQVDVKRLDDIAETQQWADPLVIKVDVQGFEEPVIRGGLDTFTRARAVVIELTSYPLYESQSTFERVQQQLQSIGFVFRGVIDQMRSPQDGRILQFDALFENDSPGPS, via the coding sequence ATGAAACGTCTGATCAAAAAGCTTTTCGATTCGGTCGGTGTCGAGATCCGTTTGAAACGCAACGTTACAGCGGTCCGCGAAAAAGAAAAACGCGAGGAAGTGCTTCGGCAATGGGCGTTGTTGCATCGATATCAGCCGCAGACGATTCTGGATATCGGTGCAAATGAGGGCCAAAGTGCGGCTCTCTTTCGTCAACTGTTTCCGGGCGTTGCGATCTACAGTTTTGAACCTCTTGCGGATTGTCACCAGCAGGTCGCCCATTTCCTTGAATCGCACGGGCCTGGCACCGCGTTTCACTGTGCATTGGGCGAATCCAACCGCCAGACGACGATTCATCGCAACGAGTTTACTCCCAGCTCATCGCTCTTGCCGATGAATACGTTGCACAAGACTGAGTTTCCCAAAACGACCCGGTCGCGTCCCGAACAGGTCGATGTCAAACGCCTTGACGATATCGCCGAAACGCAGCAATGGGCGGATCCACTGGTGATCAAGGTCGATGTGCAAGGGTTTGAAGAGCCGGTCATTCGGGGCGGGCTTGACACCTTCACGCGGGCCCGGGCCGTCGTCATCGAGTTGACGTCTTATCCGCTGTACGAGTCGCAATCCACGTTCGAACGGGTGCAACAGCAACTGCAATCCATCGGATTCGTTTTCCGCGGCGTGATTGACCAGATGCGCAGCCCTCAGGACGGCCGCATTCTGCAATTCGATGCGCTGTTTGAAAACGATTCGCCCGGGCCATCGTGA
- a CDS encoding class I SAM-dependent methyltransferase, which yields MKLLCTDKNQSVTADPGDPAIRQTVCPYCRTSDWTDLGNCCELAELGSPDTPEVIREIAEASRDSKLAQCDRCGLLFRCPQPSRDDLRRLYRNLPATIWRYDSSSMGSWMTAKKHLLSQHPGSQPVSVLDVGAFDGGFLKCLPDTWRKYAVEPSPLGQEELRKSKIRWIADSAEDVVLDSEPDGFDVVTLFDVFEHLPDPAETLRVLADLVKPAGRLMVSTCNARHWSWRMMRGQHWYLHSVQHVCFANPAFFRSWGQQHGMKVESHFSHAHQIAGSTARLKHSLEVVHAWATQNGKYYLSRLIQSLPGMGHMAHKQGVVFANTLQDHQLVVFRRLESSTP from the coding sequence GTGAAACTCTTGTGTACCGATAAGAATCAATCGGTGACTGCCGATCCCGGCGACCCAGCGATTCGGCAGACAGTCTGCCCCTATTGCAGAACGTCGGACTGGACCGACCTGGGAAACTGTTGCGAGCTTGCCGAACTTGGGTCTCCGGATACGCCCGAAGTGATCCGTGAAATTGCCGAAGCGTCGCGGGATAGCAAATTGGCACAGTGCGACCGATGCGGATTGCTGTTTCGCTGCCCTCAACCGTCGCGCGACGATCTCCGTCGTCTGTATCGCAATTTGCCGGCGACTATTTGGCGATACGATTCGTCGTCGATGGGATCCTGGATGACCGCCAAAAAGCACCTGTTGTCTCAGCATCCGGGCTCCCAACCGGTTTCCGTCCTGGACGTCGGTGCTTTCGATGGTGGGTTTCTGAAGTGCCTGCCAGACACATGGCGAAAGTATGCCGTCGAACCATCGCCATTGGGGCAAGAAGAACTGCGCAAATCAAAGATTCGGTGGATCGCCGACTCGGCTGAAGATGTTGTCCTGGATTCAGAACCCGACGGGTTTGACGTCGTCACGCTTTTTGACGTGTTCGAACACCTGCCCGATCCCGCCGAGACACTGCGGGTGTTGGCTGACTTGGTGAAACCCGCCGGGCGTCTAATGGTTTCGACCTGCAATGCACGGCATTGGTCGTGGCGGATGATGCGGGGGCAGCATTGGTACCTGCATTCCGTCCAACACGTCTGTTTTGCAAACCCGGCCTTCTTTCGCTCGTGGGGCCAACAGCACGGCATGAAAGTGGAATCGCATTTCAGTCACGCTCACCAGATCGCAGGATCCACCGCGCGGCTTAAACACAGCCTGGAGGTTGTGCATGCCTGGGCGACACAGAACGGAAAGTATTATCTGTCGCGATTGATCCAATCGTTGCCCGGAATGGGGCATATGGCTCATAAACAAGGCGTTGTTTTTGCCAACACGCTACAAGACCATCAACTTGTCGTTTTCCGACGTCTGGAATCGTCGACGCCATGA
- a CDS encoding ABC transporter ATP-binding protein — protein MTHCIKIENLAKRYHLGLTHAGSIRDLANRVARRMVGRTEIHAESQHVDPERVEDGHFWALRDIGFTVNEGEVVGIIGKNGAGKSTLLKLLSRITLPTEGRVELVGRVASLLEVGTGFHPELTGRENVFLNGTILGMTRREIERQLDPIVEFAGVGKFLDTPVKRYSSGMTVRLGFAVAAHLDPEILIVDEVLAVGDIEFQNRCIGKMKSVAESGKTVLFVSHNLASIRTLTTRAIVLSAGRMVYDGPTAEGVTRYVAENMIVDTSSESIADAKRTLSGLDQKLRFVDLKLHGGDGQRTLPDDGTFRISVKVQANSACDEFVIGMTVYSQDKTAIGSCFSEPLTAPEHGRCRTYELCARFPLAPGSYHCGISMSSLRSAGRELHDSLADVIPFEISAGSMDQDRLTGQWSAAWGYYRLEDLKTVVS, from the coding sequence GTGACGCACTGCATCAAGATTGAAAATCTGGCCAAACGCTATCACCTTGGGCTGACCCACGCCGGTAGCATCCGCGATTTGGCCAATCGCGTTGCCCGCCGGATGGTCGGCCGGACGGAGATTCACGCAGAGTCGCAACACGTGGACCCGGAGCGTGTCGAAGACGGTCATTTTTGGGCCCTGCGTGACATCGGGTTCACGGTCAATGAAGGGGAAGTCGTCGGAATCATCGGCAAGAACGGGGCTGGAAAAAGCACCCTGCTGAAATTGCTCAGCCGGATCACACTGCCGACCGAGGGCCGCGTCGAGCTGGTCGGGCGTGTCGCCAGTTTGCTGGAAGTTGGCACCGGTTTTCATCCAGAACTCACCGGCCGCGAAAACGTCTTCTTAAACGGCACGATTTTGGGAATGACCCGGCGAGAGATTGAGCGTCAACTAGATCCAATCGTGGAGTTCGCAGGGGTCGGGAAATTCTTGGATACGCCGGTCAAGCGGTACAGTAGCGGCATGACCGTTCGTCTGGGATTCGCCGTGGCGGCACATTTGGATCCGGAAATTCTGATTGTCGATGAGGTTTTAGCAGTCGGAGATATCGAGTTTCAAAATCGCTGTATCGGCAAAATGAAGAGTGTGGCCGAATCGGGAAAAACCGTGTTGTTCGTTAGCCACAACCTCGCGTCGATCAGGACCTTGACGACCCGCGCGATCGTCTTGTCGGCGGGACGGATGGTTTACGACGGCCCCACCGCCGAAGGCGTGACACGGTACGTCGCTGAAAACATGATCGTGGACACGAGTTCGGAGTCGATCGCCGATGCGAAACGGACACTTTCCGGGTTGGACCAGAAACTTCGTTTTGTCGATTTGAAACTCCACGGTGGCGACGGCCAACGCACGCTTCCCGACGACGGCACGTTTCGAATCTCGGTCAAGGTCCAGGCGAACAGTGCTTGCGACGAGTTTGTGATCGGGATGACGGTCTATTCTCAGGATAAAACTGCAATCGGAAGTTGTTTCTCCGAACCGCTGACCGCGCCTGAACACGGTCGGTGCCGCACCTATGAGCTTTGCGCGCGTTTTCCGCTTGCTCCGGGCAGCTACCATTGTGGGATTTCGATGAGCAGTTTGCGTTCGGCAGGACGGGAACTGCACGATTCCCTTGCCGACGTGATCCCCTTCGAGATCTCCGCGGGCTCCATGGACCAGGATCGATTGACCGGCCAGTGGAGTGCCGCCTGGGGCTACTATCGACTGGAAGACCTCAAGACGGTTGTGTCGTGA
- a CDS encoding ABC transporter permease, protein MAAAPKQVTIIEPPSGWISLNLGEVWRYRDLLYLLALRDISTRFRQSVIGYGWAVLRPLATAAIFTLVFSVFVKVQTDVPYPIFAFAGLMPWLYFSNALTGVTTSIVGGSALLTKVYFPRLVLPLAKIGVGLVELAIQFLVLFALMFCYSYPPGWQILLMPLFVMVTVLTALAFGIWLTALNVKYRDVSMAVPFLIQIWMYLCPIVYPISAVPEQYRAIYAINPMVGVIEGFRWALLGSTPPNWTMVAVSLVAMAGVFVTGIAYFRKVETTFADII, encoded by the coding sequence ATGGCAGCGGCACCGAAACAGGTCACCATTATCGAACCTCCCTCGGGCTGGATCTCGCTTAACTTGGGAGAGGTCTGGCGCTATCGCGATCTGTTGTACTTGTTGGCGCTACGCGACATTTCAACGCGTTTTCGTCAAAGCGTTATCGGCTACGGTTGGGCGGTCCTGCGACCATTGGCGACCGCAGCGATCTTCACGCTTGTCTTCAGTGTGTTTGTGAAGGTGCAGACGGATGTCCCCTACCCGATCTTTGCCTTTGCCGGTTTGATGCCTTGGCTGTACTTTTCCAACGCACTGACCGGCGTGACGACCAGCATCGTCGGCGGTAGCGCGTTGCTGACCAAGGTCTACTTTCCTCGGCTTGTGCTGCCGTTGGCAAAGATCGGTGTTGGGCTGGTCGAGCTCGCGATCCAGTTCTTGGTCCTGTTCGCACTGATGTTCTGTTACAGCTACCCCCCGGGGTGGCAGATCCTCTTGATGCCACTGTTCGTGATGGTCACCGTGTTGACGGCATTGGCATTCGGAATCTGGTTGACGGCGTTGAATGTGAAGTATCGCGACGTCTCGATGGCTGTTCCGTTCTTGATTCAGATCTGGATGTATCTGTGTCCGATCGTGTATCCGATCAGTGCGGTGCCGGAGCAATATCGAGCCATCTATGCGATCAACCCGATGGTTGGAGTGATCGAAGGGTTTCGTTGGGCACTGCTCGGTTCGACGCCACCGAATTGGACGATGGTGGCGGTGTCGTTGGTGGCCATGGCGGGCGTGTTTGTCACCGGAATCGCCTACTTTCGCAAGGTCGAAACGACGTTTGCGGACATCATTTAG
- the wecB gene encoding non-hydrolyzing UDP-N-acetylglucosamine 2-epimerase — protein sequence MKKILSVVGARPNFMKIAPIMRALDAYGSDVQQTLVHTGQHFDEKMSDVFFRELELPKPDEHLGVSGGSHAVQTARIMLEFEPVILKHQPDWLVVVGDVNSTVACSLVASKIGVPIAHVEAGLRSRDNTMPEEINRKVTDAISDLLLTPSPDGDANLIAEGVSADRIHCVGNVMIDSLIRALPKIEQSEILSTLSLTAGGFVLATLHRPSNVDDPQMLGQLIAALNEVATTLPVVFPVHPRTRSRLQSEGIELADGIRMVDPLGYFDFMGLMRSAKVVMTDSGGVQEETTYLGVTCLTVRPNTERPITISEGTNRLVQPGKDTLLAAWNEVQTNPPKRNCPKLWDGKAAERIAAKLVQSGS from the coding sequence ATGAAAAAGATCCTCTCCGTGGTCGGTGCCCGACCCAACTTCATGAAGATCGCGCCGATCATGCGTGCCCTGGATGCATACGGCAGCGACGTCCAACAGACGCTCGTTCACACCGGCCAACACTTCGATGAAAAGATGTCGGACGTGTTCTTCCGCGAGCTCGAATTGCCCAAACCCGACGAACATTTGGGTGTCTCGGGTGGTTCGCACGCCGTCCAAACGGCGCGGATCATGTTGGAATTTGAACCGGTAATCCTCAAGCATCAGCCGGACTGGTTGGTCGTCGTCGGCGATGTCAATTCGACCGTGGCTTGTTCGCTGGTGGCGTCAAAAATTGGCGTACCGATCGCTCACGTCGAAGCGGGGTTGCGGTCGCGCGACAACACGATGCCGGAAGAGATCAACCGCAAGGTGACCGACGCGATCTCGGATCTGCTACTGACACCCTCGCCCGACGGCGACGCGAATTTGATCGCCGAGGGAGTCTCGGCGGATCGAATCCACTGTGTCGGCAATGTGATGATCGATTCGCTGATCCGTGCCCTGCCCAAGATCGAACAGAGTGAGATTTTGTCGACGCTCTCTCTGACGGCCGGCGGGTTCGTCTTGGCGACATTGCACCGACCGAGCAACGTTGATGATCCCCAGATGTTGGGCCAGTTGATCGCGGCGCTCAACGAAGTTGCCACGACCCTTCCGGTCGTCTTTCCCGTGCACCCGAGAACCCGATCGCGATTGCAAAGTGAAGGCATCGAGTTGGCCGATGGAATTCGAATGGTCGATCCGTTGGGCTACTTTGACTTTATGGGGTTGATGCGATCGGCCAAGGTCGTCATGACCGACTCCGGCGGCGTCCAAGAGGAAACGACTTACCTTGGCGTGACCTGCTTGACGGTGCGGCCCAACACCGAGCGTCCGATCACGATCAGCGAGGGGACGAACCGACTGGTTCAGCCGGGCAAAGACACCCTGCTCGCGGCGTGGAACGAGGTCCAAACCAATCCCCCGAAGCGGAATTGCCCAAAACTCTGGGACGGCAAAGCCGCCGAGCGGATCGCTGCGAAGCTTGTTCAATCAGGTTCGTAA
- a CDS encoding O-antigen ligase family protein — translation MFYWIAAIALAITPGIVASDFGGILPWTKYTSALAIASACSIALIARLVSIGCPGEIRLPGRAFAATGLLLACSIYAGLQTVPLPAGVIAWLSPASYSAYVTWAGEIIDIDPSQSIPISLAPFDSRHAIACLSIAVLISFFSVLVFQHRGRMAFLLSAIAIGACSVAVIGLGRKLFPDFHLWSFRSGGEGAPFGTFLNRNNAALAINVGVAAALGLLVYRTTALMHQRGAASMPESGGGRASLNGLWLRDPLLLGSLVSLCVCLIGVLGCGSRGGLLAMLVAAAATTFFARQQMVRLGVPVTVIAVVALIAVVLLRTGSIGPQTLREDTIGQIGATVSADGNRLSGDTRLAHWPDGFRAAWEHFPGGSGLASYGYAYLPWQETSPWRHCLHADNLWLEMLAELGLAGLVLAALATLLIVSGLKRLHRSSDPIDQGLWVCGCFLSIVIAVSQTFDFGLVLPANLIAVATILPVVLARSSLVIVAAKQSDEAGKGAKPKLQLVTSGPWWRSPTPVRQRVVQTGCAVGLLIVAAVAIARLRRDSAVDYTLRTAEIELRAHRTDQPWLDSMAAECRTLAERHPHPDLLDLRTRLEFERGRLLELDAMNVTRLPEDHQTAAYALTSRGRRRLSWRASEPTLSNNVTDAGRSVPALPLLPSFRRPESPYASALRSSEESLRQRPLAMPPRIDQVFLEFVHQTPPRTKTAIEQSAELFRNTPELQLRFGALAANHGDYVTATKAWKRAATLDPGMVTRVLGRARRFPDFPVRDVIPDIADRKARADQYLN, via the coding sequence TTGTTTTACTGGATCGCCGCAATTGCGCTGGCGATCACTCCCGGAATTGTCGCCAGCGATTTCGGCGGCATTCTGCCATGGACCAAGTACACTTCCGCGCTCGCAATCGCATCAGCTTGCTCCATCGCCCTGATTGCCCGATTGGTTTCGATCGGATGTCCGGGCGAGATTCGGTTGCCGGGGCGAGCCTTTGCGGCGACCGGATTGTTGTTGGCATGTTCGATCTACGCCGGTTTGCAAACTGTGCCGTTGCCGGCCGGTGTGATCGCATGGTTGAGCCCGGCGAGCTATTCGGCGTACGTGACCTGGGCCGGCGAAATCATCGACATCGATCCTTCGCAATCGATCCCGATTTCGTTGGCACCGTTCGATTCGCGCCATGCGATCGCGTGCTTGTCGATTGCCGTCCTGATCTCATTCTTCTCGGTCCTGGTTTTCCAGCATCGCGGCCGCATGGCATTCCTGTTGTCGGCGATTGCAATCGGTGCGTGCTCGGTGGCGGTGATCGGGTTGGGGCGAAAACTTTTTCCCGACTTTCATTTGTGGAGCTTTCGCAGCGGCGGCGAGGGGGCACCGTTCGGCACGTTTTTGAATCGCAACAACGCGGCCTTGGCAATCAACGTCGGCGTCGCCGCGGCACTGGGATTGCTCGTCTACCGCACAACCGCCTTGATGCACCAGCGAGGCGCTGCGTCGATGCCGGAATCAGGCGGCGGGCGTGCCAGTCTGAATGGTCTCTGGCTGCGCGATCCGTTGTTGCTGGGCTCGCTCGTGTCGTTGTGCGTCTGCCTGATCGGCGTGCTGGGCTGTGGGTCTCGCGGTGGGTTGCTGGCGATGTTGGTCGCGGCGGCGGCAACGACGTTTTTTGCGCGTCAGCAGATGGTACGACTGGGCGTTCCTGTCACAGTGATCGCGGTGGTCGCGCTGATCGCTGTCGTGCTCTTGCGGACCGGATCCATCGGACCGCAGACGTTGCGCGAGGACACGATCGGGCAAATCGGAGCAACGGTTTCAGCCGACGGCAATCGGTTGTCCGGCGACACGCGGTTGGCCCATTGGCCCGACGGGTTTCGCGCCGCATGGGAACATTTCCCCGGTGGCAGCGGACTGGCGTCCTACGGCTACGCGTACTTGCCTTGGCAGGAGACCAGTCCCTGGCGGCATTGTTTACACGCCGACAATCTCTGGCTGGAGATGTTGGCCGAACTCGGGCTGGCAGGACTGGTTTTGGCGGCCCTTGCCACATTGCTGATCGTCAGCGGCCTGAAACGTCTGCATCGATCGTCCGATCCGATCGACCAGGGCCTGTGGGTTTGCGGTTGTTTTCTCAGCATCGTGATCGCCGTCAGTCAGACGTTCGACTTCGGTCTGGTTTTGCCCGCCAATCTGATCGCGGTCGCGACAATTTTGCCGGTGGTCCTCGCGCGGTCATCACTGGTGATTGTGGCGGCCAAACAGAGCGACGAGGCCGGAAAGGGCGCCAAACCCAAACTACAGTTGGTAACATCGGGCCCCTGGTGGCGCTCGCCGACTCCGGTGCGACAGCGGGTGGTCCAAACCGGTTGTGCGGTCGGGCTACTGATCGTTGCGGCCGTCGCCATTGCTCGACTTCGACGCGACAGTGCGGTCGACTACACGTTGCGAACTGCGGAAATCGAGTTGCGGGCACACCGCACGGACCAACCCTGGCTCGATTCAATGGCGGCCGAATGCCGCACCTTGGCCGAACGACATCCGCACCCGGACCTGCTGGACCTGCGCACCCGACTCGAATTTGAACGTGGTCGACTGTTGGAGCTTGATGCCATGAATGTGACGCGGCTGCCGGAGGATCATCAAACGGCGGCGTACGCACTGACGTCACGCGGACGGCGAAGACTCAGTTGGCGGGCGTCGGAACCGACGCTTTCCAATAACGTGACCGATGCCGGACGTTCGGTTCCCGCGCTGCCACTGTTGCCATCGTTTCGTCGCCCGGAGTCGCCCTATGCGAGTGCCTTGCGGTCGTCAGAGGAATCACTGCGGCAGCGACCGTTGGCGATGCCCCCGCGGATCGACCAGGTTTTCCTGGAGTTCGTTCACCAGACGCCGCCACGCACCAAAACCGCCATTGAGCAGTCTGCCGAATTGTTCCGCAACACGCCCGAGCTGCAACTTCGATTCGGGGCGTTGGCGGCCAACCATGGTGATTATGTTACCGCGACAAAGGCGTGGAAACGTGCCGCGACGCTGGACCCGGGCATGGTCACCCGCGTCCTCGGCCGGGCCCGGCGCTTTCCCGATTTTCCGGTCCGGGACGTGATCCCCGACATCGCCGATCGAAAAGCGAGAGCGGATCAATACCTGAATTGA
- a CDS encoding GDP-mannose 4,6-dehydratase → MSTALITGITGQDGSYLTELLIEKGYTVHGIVRRSSITARGRLDQLFHQERIYNKRLFLHYADLSDVTTIRRILLKAAPDELYHLAGQSHVGASFEIPETTCEFTAMGTLRLLEILRDLEKQPRFLHISSSEIFGRPAQAPQNEATPMRPVTPYGIAKAFATQMVTLYRESFGMFACNAICYNHESPRRGESFVTRKITRAAAAISMGLQKTVSLGSLDGRRDWGYAPEYVDAMWRMLQQPVADDFVVATGTAYSVKDFLAAAFDAVGLNWQDHVTQDPRYMRPSEGTHLVGDPAKASRTLQWTAETQLPKLAEIMVRADLDALATAPQRSES, encoded by the coding sequence ATGTCAACGGCGCTCATCACCGGAATCACCGGCCAAGACGGATCTTATCTGACCGAGTTGCTGATCGAGAAAGGCTACACCGTCCACGGGATCGTGCGACGCAGCAGCATCACCGCCCGCGGTCGGTTGGATCAACTGTTTCATCAAGAGAGGATCTACAACAAGCGGCTGTTTTTACACTATGCCGATTTGAGCGATGTGACGACGATTCGCCGGATCCTGCTCAAGGCGGCTCCCGACGAACTGTATCATTTGGCCGGTCAAAGCCACGTCGGCGCGAGCTTTGAGATCCCCGAGACGACGTGTGAATTCACCGCCATGGGAACCCTCCGCTTGTTGGAGATCCTGCGTGACTTGGAAAAGCAACCCCGGTTCCTGCACATCAGCAGCAGCGAGATCTTCGGCCGGCCTGCGCAGGCCCCCCAAAACGAAGCAACGCCCATGCGCCCGGTTACGCCGTACGGAATTGCCAAGGCGTTTGCGACGCAGATGGTCACGCTGTACCGCGAATCGTTCGGAATGTTCGCCTGCAACGCGATCTGTTACAACCACGAATCGCCCCGTCGTGGTGAATCATTTGTCACGCGCAAAATCACACGGGCGGCGGCCGCAATTTCGATGGGGTTGCAAAAAACAGTTTCGCTCGGTTCCTTGGATGGTCGTCGTGACTGGGGATACGCCCCCGAATATGTCGATGCCATGTGGCGGATGTTGCAGCAACCCGTTGCGGATGACTTTGTCGTCGCGACCGGAACCGCGTACAGTGTGAAGGACTTTCTGGCCGCCGCCTTCGATGCGGTCGGTTTGAATTGGCAAGATCACGTGACACAAGACCCGCGTTACATGCGTCCGAGTGAAGGGACGCATCTTGTCGGCGACCCAGCCAAGGCATCTCGGACACTTCAGTGGACGGCGGAAACCCAGCTGCCCAAGCTTGCCGAAATCATGGTCCGTGCCGATCTCGATGCGCTGGCAACGGCGCCGCAACGTTCTGAATCCTGA